From one Desulfovibrio sp. JC022 genomic stretch:
- a CDS encoding ABC transporter substrate-binding protein, translating into MKRIIILIFLSFTILSTSALANETYTIGIPYLNAEKGITPKIEALISEMYSRANLSIKFKYFPGLRDLISANNGITDGSGVRTLQAIAQYSNLTNITTPVAVANFSSFSKNKKNIITTPKDLHKLTVGVVRGEITPCNIAHKYAKKAHIVNSYESLLGLLERGRVDAIIMERTLARKLFTKKNAKGIIESEPLVSRKLYHIINNKHAHFLKPKLDKSLRGMLLDGTAKKLFGQYEDIIFSTPPLPPKKSRTTQTTPQ; encoded by the coding sequence ATGAAGAGAATCATCATCCTTATTTTTCTTTCATTCACAATCCTATCCACATCCGCCCTAGCAAACGAAACTTATACAATTGGAATACCATACCTCAACGCAGAAAAAGGTATCACCCCAAAAATAGAAGCACTCATAAGTGAAATGTATTCTCGTGCCAATTTGTCTATAAAATTTAAATATTTTCCAGGATTACGTGACTTAATATCCGCAAATAACGGGATCACAGATGGTTCTGGAGTACGTACTCTTCAGGCTATAGCACAATACTCCAATCTCACAAACATCACCACCCCCGTTGCGGTTGCAAATTTTTCTTCATTCAGCAAAAACAAGAAAAACATAATCACCACCCCCAAAGATCTCCATAAACTTACTGTGGGTGTTGTCCGCGGAGAAATAACACCCTGCAACATAGCCCACAAATACGCGAAGAAAGCCCATATCGTAAATTCTTACGAAAGCCTCCTGGGATTACTGGAACGAGGCCGGGTGGATGCCATCATAATGGAAAGGACGTTAGCAAGAAAACTGTTCACGAAAAAAAACGCAAAAGGAATAATCGAATCCGAACCATTAGTTTCAAGAAAACTTTATCACATAATAAACAATAAACATGCTCATTTTCTTAAGCCCAAACTGGATAAATCCCTCAGGGGAATGCTCCTTGATGGAACAGCAAAGAAACTCTTTGGGCAATATGAAGACATTATTTTCTCAACTCCTCCGCTCCCCCCAAAAAAGTCAAGGACTACTCAAACAACTCCTCAATGA